The Chitinophaga lutea genome contains the following window.
CCAAATGAATACAACCCCTATGAGAGGCATAGGGAAGGGCTGTTTACAACATTGCTGTTGATATATAGCGAGTTTATATTTCACGCGCAGCAAAAAATCTTCCTATAGAAATAGGAAGACGATGTTATTTATTCACGGGCACAATGTTGTGCCTGATAACAATAATATAACGCGCACCTCGCCAAAGTAACCATTCATTGGTCAATCAATCACACTCCATATTGTCGATTAATTATAAAGATTTAATCGTACAAAAATGCCTCCCTACACACTTTGGGAGGCATACATTCAAACTTAGTCAACGCTCCTTGTTGACATTTTCAAGGCTGTACTACTTCAAATTGAACAACCATAACATTCCCCAAATGAAAACAGTCGGGGGCAGTAGTTCATGCGATAGTATTAAAACGAAAATGAGAAAAAATTAACCATTCATTCATGTAACAATTACAAAAGAAAATCGTCTCCTATGGCAGATTGATGGTTATACCCCGAATAGTGTAGGCGAAAACAAAGCAGGTAAAATGAGAAATGTTCAACAGACATGGCATCCCGGAGTTCCATATATACCACAGCACGTTTCGAAAATATTTCTTCCATCGTTACATTACCCGCATCAACTTGGGTTACAATAGGAACAGCTGCTATATAGCTTTTGAGAAATATTTGCAAATCCTCATGAGGTACTTTTTTCAAATGATCTGAAAGCCGGTGTCGCATTTCGGTAATCTGGTGGATGGTCACAAACCCGGCAATCTTTTTGGCGATATCTTTGATATCTCCACCCTCATGCAACCTTGACAGCAGAAACGAACGCACATCAGAAAACAGAGCCAAAAAATCATCAACAGGGCCATCGACGGGTATTTCTTTTTGCTCTCTTAGCTTTCTAAATGAACGAACGGGTTTGATCTGTGCGCGGTGCAAAAGCTCTAAGTACGCAACTCGTTCACCCGAGCAGCTGGTTCGCACCGCCTGCTCGATGTTAGCAATACTCACATTAGGTTTTAGAGCCAACACTGCACAAAAAGCATTTAGGGTTAACAGCTCTGCCGTCGGCTCGTCTATTTCGCTCCTAATATTCTCGTCATACATCCTGTCATATAATAATAAATACAGCAGGAACAGAACTTGCCTGTTATGCATATTGAGTTCACGAAGGAACCCCTTTTCGGTTTCACTATTTATCATATCGTTGATGACCGGGGCGACACCCGTCGCAAACCGGAAGGTCTATTTATTATAATAAAACATAATAAAGGGAGATAGGAGCTAACACTTGCCTACCGGAAACTTAACTTTTTATACGGTTTTTCCCAAAATAATTTTGTCGTTATTTATCACCTTTCGAAAAATTTTGAAAGACACTTTTTAACACTATTTTTTTCTACTTTCGTTTCGAGAGAAGATTGTCTCCAGGTCTTATGAAAAATCGGGAGTACAATTGTGCGATTGATTTTATCTGTAGTATATATTTACCTAACCTTTCCTCCCTTGTTCTAATTTGTTAACCGCTCACCAGAGCGCCCCTCTCTCGTCCGGCAAGACAAAACCTTTTACCCATCCAAACCACCCAGCAGGGGCAGCTTATGGCACCGAATGACGTAATAACGCGATTCCATCGAGGCGATAAATCCGCCTTCGAGGAAATCCACCACAAATTCTTCCCCTTAACGTATGGCATAGCCAAATCCTACGTTGGGCCTGAACAGGCAAAAGATGCTGTACAAACAGCCTTTATTAGTCTTTGGGAAAACAGGGAAGGCTTAAAGACAGTGGATCATATCAAATTCTGGCTCATTACCACCATCCGGAATATCTGTATTTCCATCCTAAGAGCGGAAACAAGGTTGAGTATAGCGAGAAAAAAGCTGCTTGATGCCAACAACGAAGAAGCAAACGCTCATATATATCATATTGAAATTCAATCGGAATTGTTGCAGAAAATAGAAGCCGCTGTCACCAGATTACCTGCCAGATACCAAAAAATATTTGACCTCGCATATAAAAGGCAATGGTCAGATGACCAAATCGCCGATATTCTCAATATCAGCAAAAAGTCTGTTACGGAGGGAAAATCCCGCCTACATCATGAAGTAAGACAACAGCTGCTCAACAACGGCGAATTATCATTAGGAATGATGCTATTAGGAATGGATCAATTGATGACCATAATTTCCCAAAACCAGGTCTAAACTGGCCTCAAAAAAAATCCTTAAAAATTTCCCATTTTTTTCGGCAAGAATTTGACACCCTGCGCGTATTAACAGTAATTCCCACTGCCAAGCCAGGGGATCTCCAGTGAAACATACGCACAGATGTCTGATAACAAATTGATAATCAACATTCTCATTGAATCGCTGAACGCCCATTATACAGGCGTTCCGCTCGATCCGGTTAAAAAGCAGGTCGTCGATGAGTGGTTACAGGCCGACCGCTCTAATAGGGACTTCTACAATAATCTCCTCACTGCGAAGGGATTCAGTGCCGCGGTGGAAGAACTTGCTCTTGCCAAAAACGATAGCAAGCAGGCACTCCTGCAGCATCTCTATCCTGCACATCACCGCAAAAACACGTTCAATAAATCTTTCAAGATAATTTCAATCGCCGCCAGTCTAACCATCCTCATCGGGCTGGGTATCATTGCCGTTTACAAGAACCGCTTCACCGATGAAAAACCAGTACCCGGCACGCAGGCCGTGTCCATCCCGCCTATTCATCCCAAAGGGTCTGCAACCCTTGCTCTTGCCAACGGGCGGGTGATTCCTTTGTCTCAGCCAGGGACTGTCATACCACTGCAGGGATCAACCCAGGTCACACAGCCCGCTGCCGGGGTACTGGCTTACTCACCCGATCCGGGCCAACCAATGCCCGAAACACCATTATATAATACGGTAACTACTCCACGGGGAGGCTTTTACAAAGTCATCCTGCCGGACCAGTCCGTAGCATATCTGAACGCCGCGTCCAAACTCCGTTTTCCAACTACGTATTCCGCTGATATACGTGACGTAGAAATCAGCGGCGAAGTCTTTTTCGAAGTTACCAAATCACAAAAACCATTTGTCGTAACTACTGCTAACAGCAATAAACCCGCGAAAATTACCGTATTAGGCACCAAATTTAACATCACAGCCTACCCCGATGAACAAGCCATCACCACTACCCTCGTAGAAGGAGCTGTAAAAGTTGAAACGGAAGGCACTAACAGCAAAAAATTATCCCCCGGTCAGCAGTCAATCATTAGACATGATGAAAATGGTATTGAAGTAAACACCGCAGCGGACATAGAAGCCATCACCAGCTGGACAACAGGTACCTACGTTTTCAGAGAAAACATAAAGAGTGTTTTAACCAAAATTTCCCGCTGGTACAATGTTGAGGTAGAATTTAAAGGCAGACTTACCAACGACGAATTTTTCGGCAGGATCAACCGCAATACCGAACTGTCAGAAGTAATAACGCTTCTCCGCGCAGGAGGTGCAAACATAGAGTATAGCAAAGGAAAAATAACTGTATTTCCTTAACAATTAACACCACTATCCAAAGTATCAGATTTAGATGTTGATAAGGCCCGTTGTGTCTACAACGGCCATGTGACTGTAATAACATGAGGAAGTGAAAATCTTCCTCTTTCCAAAAGCAAAATCATTGGACATGCAACCGAAAGGTGATGCCATGCAATAATAAATCCAATATCGCCGCTTCCACCGGCATATTGAAAAGCAAACAGGGAACTCTGATGAGGAATTAGTAGCAAATAATACTTTCCAGCAACATTAACCTTTATTGTTGCCTTATTCCTTGTTTAAATAATGGGTAGAATACTTCCGGCATTGTCCGAATGTATATCCCTGCGAGAAAGTTTCTAAAACTCAAACAAGTCATATATGCAACAAAAAAAGGAACGCAGCAAACGCCTGCTATATTTGCTGGCATTGTTTTTCGCACTAACCATTGCGAAAAATTCAGCTGCTCAGACAGTATCCATCCAATTCGAAAACGTCACGCTCGACAAAGCACTACAAGATATTTCTACCCAATCTGGCTACAACATCTTTTATAAAAAAGAGTGGATGAAAAATGCCAGAAAGGTAACGGCAAAATTCACCAATTCCGTAGTTAAAGACGCTCTAAAAACAGTGCTGGAAGGCCAACCATTTCATTTCGAAATTGTAGGTAAACAGATTATCATTATACCTGCAAAATCGGACAACACCGAGAAAAGCGCAAAGCTGGCAAATCCTTCTTTAACGGTAATTGGAAAAATTACCAATGATAACGATGAGCCTTTACCTGCCGCAACAGTCATCAATAAGCGAACAGAAGAAGGTACGCAATCAAATGCAGCGGGACTCTATACGATACGCAACGTATTACCGGACGATATTCTAACAGTCAGCTACCTGGGCTATCAAACGGAAGAGGTTACAAAAGGTGATCGGAATTACATAAATTTTTCACTCACCCCCGCAGCAAAAGAACTTGACAAAGTAGTAATACAGGGTTATGGTGCAACATCCCAACGATATACGACCGGTAGTATTTCTACCGTCAACGCCGAAGAAATCGGCCGTCAGCCGGTAATGAATCCTCTGCAAACTCTGCAAGGACGTGTCACGGGTCTAAACGTGCAGGCTACCTCTGGTTATGCCAGCTCACCCGTAAAAGTGGAGCTGCGCGGGCGTAAAACAATCAACGAGCGAATGACCTCAGATCCACTATACATTATCGACGGAGTTCCACTTACTGTACTTGAGTCTGGTAGCAGTAACTATGAAACTGGTTCCCGCGGTGTTGCACAAAATGGCTTCATACTCGATGGTACAAATGGCCAAAGTCCATTATTCAGCCTAAACCCCTCCGATATTGAATCAATAACCGTTTTAAAAGACGCCGACGCAACCGCCATTTATGGATCAAGAGGAGCCAACGGTGTAATCCTCATTAATACAAAGCGTGGCCGACCGGGTAAATCGAAGTTCGATATAACGATATACAACGGCATTAGCTACATATCCCGCTTCTACAATATGCTAAATACCGAGCAATACGTAGCGATGCGAAGGGAGGCTCTTCTAAATGACAACCTTCCACTTGACGACGGGAATGCATATGATCTTACAAAATGGGACACAACGCGATACACAAACTGGCAAAAAATTATGTTTGGTAGTATCGGTCGTCAAACTTCGATACAAACTGCCTTATCAGGTGGTGACGAGCGGACAACATTCAGAATTAGTATTGGGTATAAGCGAGAAACAAATGTAATGACTATATCAGGAAGTGACCAACGAGGCAGTCTCAATTTCAACTTTTCTCATAAAAGTAAAAATCAGAAACTAAAAATCTCACTTGTTAACTTCTACTCCTATGCTCAGTCCGATCTGACAGCTGTTCCTGGAAACACATTGCTCGCACCAACCGCGCCTTCAATATTCAACGAGGATGGGAAATTTAATTT
Protein-coding sequences here:
- a CDS encoding RNA polymerase sigma factor, producing the protein MAPNDVITRFHRGDKSAFEEIHHKFFPLTYGIAKSYVGPEQAKDAVQTAFISLWENREGLKTVDHIKFWLITTIRNICISILRAETRLSIARKKLLDANNEEANAHIYHIEIQSELLQKIEAAVTRLPARYQKIFDLAYKRQWSDDQIADILNISKKSVTEGKSRLHHEVRQQLLNNGELSLGMMLLGMDQLMTIISQNQV
- a CDS encoding FecR family protein, translating into MSDNKLIINILIESLNAHYTGVPLDPVKKQVVDEWLQADRSNRDFYNNLLTAKGFSAAVEELALAKNDSKQALLQHLYPAHHRKNTFNKSFKIISIAASLTILIGLGIIAVYKNRFTDEKPVPGTQAVSIPPIHPKGSATLALANGRVIPLSQPGTVIPLQGSTQVTQPAAGVLAYSPDPGQPMPETPLYNTVTTPRGGFYKVILPDQSVAYLNAASKLRFPTTYSADIRDVEISGEVFFEVTKSQKPFVVTTANSNKPAKITVLGTKFNITAYPDEQAITTTLVEGAVKVETEGTNSKKLSPGQQSIIRHDENGIEVNTAADIEAITSWTTGTYVFRENIKSVLTKISRWYNVEVEFKGRLTNDEFFGRINRNTELSEVITLLRAGGANIEYSKGKITVFP